CAGAAGTGGATGCAGTAGCCAAAGAGATTTTCTCATTTCCGTTTGGAATATTAAACACTTTTTTTTAATGGAAAACGTTCGACTAAAACGAAAGACAAGACATTTTTCAATCAAAACCAGTTTAGTCTGAGTCTTTCATAGTATAAAAAGTACAGCCAGATGCTTATCTGtaaaataaaacgaggtggaacgttgtgagttgctgcgtacaccgcaactctacagttatacccgatactaagtcagtatggctctcctccggcagacgccgttaatattgaaccacacgacaaagagtgcgtgcgagagagacagaaaatcagtctgagcgtgacgtcgggtgctgcgtagccagtgcaaattgatttgttccttttggctataaaaatgatctgatctggtccagattcagcaatctgatagatatggtcattatctatgattctgcgtttttagttttctcgaatgtgcaatattgtggatgcaacagattttcgtcttttgtgggggcggaagggggtggggcgaaattctgagatatacgttttatagtgaaatctaacagaagtgcggataccaaatttggttactctagccttaatagtctctgagatttgtggatgccccagattttcgtcctttgcgggggcggaagggggtgtggcgaaatttggacagaaaacggtcaaggtccgatatcacaggagtgtggataccaaatttggttgctctggctcttataggttctgagatccttgaactcatattttgcaattgacaaaaccgaccatgaaacctgtgtgttagagagagacagagcgagaaagaatgaaattgttttcttgattctggctataatcattatacgatctggttcagattttgcactgtagaagatatggtcatactcaccgattctgcgtttttggttttatcgtatgtttaaaaatgtggatgccacagattttcgtcctttgtgggggcggaagtgggcggggcgaagttttgaaatatttttgtagcagtgacatatcacagaagtctggatccaaaacatcgttgctctagctcttatagtctttgagcactaggcgctgaaggggacggacggacggacggacggacggacggacggacggacagacggacagacagacagggctcaatcgactcggctattgatgctgatcaagaatatatatactttatggggtcggaaacgattccttctggacgttacacacatccacttttaccacaaatctaatataccccaatactcattttgagtatcgggtatacaaataAAAATCGAATGTCAGGTTGGCAGCACCACTACTACGGGTGGGCGAATGCGGACGACGGACCCGTTCACAAAATGGTTCTCAGCGTCGGTTGGAATCCCGTCATGGAACTTAGGCATTTTTATCTTAAACCTAGTTCGCTTCGAATACTTAATGAGTATCATCCTCTCATTTATTCATCATCATTCGTTCAACAAAACAACGTGATTATGTGAGAGGTTTTACGTTTCACCTTTCATAGCAGGACTCAACTTTTTTCCAACTATTTTTGTTGCTGGAGTGAGAAACTGCTAACCAAAACCAGAAAGGGGCAACGGCAAACAAATGAATAACACAATTAGCAGTGGGAATGAAAATGAAGTAAGAAAAGTAAGCCAAATTAATAATTGAAGTGTGCAACAAAGGAACccacagcaacagaaacagaatgGGAGGCCGACTCGAGTAGACCACAAAAAAGAGGCGTCTCCCGTTTTGTAGGGCGCCAGCACATATAAAATTCCCTCACAATGTTACCCCACGGCACGATACACACAGTGCAAATAATAATTTGCATGTTAAGCTGCGCCGAAAATAAAGTGCAAACGAACTTTCAGTTGGCATAAAATAGTCATAAACGGAATCCACTCAGCCTTCTGGTGCCTGCTCCATTCTCCATTCTCCattctgccactgcctgtAGCCTGCCTGGTGCTTCCGGATACCGCTGGCCATGGTGGAGGCAACAAAGTATCGCATCGGTAATTTCATTTTCTATTtgcatacatacacacaccaGCACACACAGCTGCACACTCACTCACACAGATACTGATTCACAGCCATACAGTCATCACAGGCATACGCATGCACAAATTAAAAATGCATTAAAGTCAAATTGCAGTGCAGCAAACGTGCATGCATATATGGTACCAACTCGTATGGACAGTGTGTGTCAGGGATGTAAGTACCGCTTTCTCATATTCATGAGAAAATATCAGTAGCACAGTGTCGAGCTTGCATTAACCTATTTCTATATGTCAAATATCGTATTATTTATAAAATACTAGCATTTATACATACTTCAATCTTCAAATTGTACATTTTTCCTCTCACCAAAAAGAGAGTCCGAATCAATAGGCCGATGTTTCAAAGGTTTGAGTGAATATAGATTATACTTTATAACTAATTGAAGAATTCATTAATTTCAATATGCCAACTCCACTGCCTTACACTTCTGAAACGCACTGCCAAATGTCATTAAGTTGCATGTCAAAAAGTTTTTACAGCTCTTTTGATATATTTACGTACATTTAGGGGTAGCCTACGACTTGTATCTTGAGAGTGACATCCATTAACAGAGGCATCATCTGGGTTGTTGGGACCATGGTCGTAATTTGGCTGGTTGTTATTTTTTCATTAATATTCATTTAAAAGCTTAGCAGTAGATGATGATAAATCCGTGGAGTGGCTTTTTGGGAAAGACCCCTAGAatacaatatttatttttccaCATTTACGGATTTCTACAGCAATTTCTTTATCAAAAAATTTGttgaatattttttatttgaaaACCATTAACGTCGTTTTCTTGTCTTCGAGCTTCATATTTATATGTAGTCTGCTACTTAATATCCATCTCTCCATCTGCAAGTACTCCACCATTCCCGCAGTTTCCAAATCGCTCGGTTGTCCACTCCATTTACTAGCATATCTCCCATCAATAACTCAAAAAGTGTGAAACAGGCagccaaaaacagacacaAATTAATTTCAGCTGTCAACGGCTAGATACAACCTTTTCGGTGACTAGGCCAGGAATTCGGAGGGGCACCTGTTTTAGTTGTAGTCCTTGACGCGGTGGAAATTATCAACTCATTTGTCAGTCGTCGCACCAAAGTGGAAAATAAATTGCGCGGCCTTGTGCTTGGGAGTTGATTATTCTGTTGTGGTTTGGAGTGGTGGTACGGAAACGAGTGTGAGTGTCAGAAGACCACTTAAAGTTAGAACTAAGCTGGGGTGCCTTTGCCGTAGAATTGCCAACATTCCCACAAAGTCACGCACAACTGTCAACAAGACGTGTTTGTTGGCCCTTTTATCGTTTCGTAGCCGGAGTctggtttgtttgtttgtttgtttgtttgctctACGCGGCCCTTGTTTGACACAAGCCATTTGTCAACTCATTATTGGCCCTGCCTGCCGCTGCTATTGCCGCGAAGGTACTGCTAATTGAAAACGTGTTTCAAGGTTAATTCTCTTTAAGTTTAACAATTTAGTCCCTCATTTTTTTGCGGGAAATCACAACCCTGACTGAAGCAGTGAGTGCATCGCTCCATGGTCCTTGTTCTGTTGGTTGCAATATTTAAACCGCATTGCACTTATGTTAGAATGAACAATTTCTTAGGAGTATTCAGCATTTCAATTCATTGAAGTTTATATATTATAAATTACTATTGCAGTATTTAATGGACATTAACAGTGTTAATGTTTTACCAAAAAGCTTCTCTCGTTGCTTAATTTACCTCGATTTTCCTTTTTTAATCCTCAATCATTTCATGACAACAACTCCCTTAGGGCCCACGAATTGAATCTGCTATCGACATAGTCCCCCCAGGCAAGAGTATTGAAAACAATTATCCATTGAATTACTTTTAATGGGTTTTATTCGGATGTTtattcttcgttttttttttttgcaaccCGGCTTTTTGAGCTGACGGTTTCTTTTTTTGCCTTCACTTAAAAACAATGTATATAAAGGGTACCATTTCATTTAAAATGCAATCCACAATCGACAAGAATGACCCAACCAAAGTTCAGAGCCAACTAAGCCGAACATTGAGGAGTTATGTGCCAGTATACGACGAACTGTTGTTCTCCCCGAGTCCTAAAATCTGTGCACACATAAAACTCGAGCAAACACAGCGTGAGATTCTTTATTTTTGGGCTATAAAATCCAGTCGAAATAAAAGGGTCAACATTGTGATTTTGTGTACGGAGACGAGCCCTGGAAGCcgtttccgtttctttctGCACTTGCCTTTCCGGACGGATAAGGGCTTTTGGCCAACGAACTACATCTTACTTAGCgcagagacacacacacacacagtgaaGTGTAACATGATATGTTGACATGAGTgggtgtgtatctgtgtgagtgtgagtTCATGTGTGGGTGAGTGCGTAATTCAATAGCAATCCCAAGTATTTGAAGTTCTTTGGTGCGTAAAGATGCTGGGCCAACACTCCCCACACAAATTGTACTTCCTACCGCCCAAGCCCTTCGTCTTCATCCATCTTTCAACCTCGCTCTTAGTGTCAGTCATGGTGGATTAAGCAATTGAAATTGGATTAGACATAGACTCACCCGCACTACCGCTCGCCCTCTGTCAAACAACTTCAATTTGCATGTGCTGGTAATCCCGGTATCTGAGACATCCCACTGACATGTATTTTCTAGGGATTATACAGCTGTTAACCCCACTCTGAGGCCGCACTGCAACTACATCACTTTGGATGCAGGATTAGGTAAATACTCGCTCTTCACACGCTCTTTGGCAGCtggaaaataaattaatgctGCCTCTTAAGTTCAATTCTTTAAATAATGCCCCATCTCGAAAGAATtttcagctgcagctgcaacagcattCATCGATTTGTCTTCAGAGGGAGGACTCCAGGAGGACGTTACTCCAAGATGTTGACAAAGTTAGGAAAGTAAGTCAAAATTTGTGCACTTTGCTTTAGCCTTACGGAAAACTGAAACAGCCCCTTGAACGCATTTAAAAAGTTCTGGAACAAAAACATTTAACTTTTCAACCTAAAAAAAGTAAAAGGACGAAAACTTTCCGAAACTTCATTTGAAATGATAGCCAGCCCACGTATCGATAGCCACAAGAGAGCAAACATTATTGCAGACAAAGGAGTAGCAATTGAGGAAACTGATCGGAGCTGATTGAGGTCCCTATGATCCCTTTTTTGGAGACAACAGTTGGACGTAGTATTAGGACTTTACTCGGGCAAAGACAGAGAAATTTCAATGGGAACTTAGTAGTTTAGAAATTTAGACAGGAACCGAAAACACATTTCGGAACCTCCACATTTTTTGGAATCTACAAAATTATAGATAATGTGCGCCTGCTGCCATAGTAGCTGTTATGGCTGCTGCTTTCCTCCCCGCTGCAGGGATACCAAGTTGGTAGTTATCGGCAAGCACCGCATCTGCATCCccaagaagaaagaaaaatgtAACTGTTATCGGAATCGTTGCCTCCTGGTGGCACTGGCGTACCTCTTCCGCTGCTCACATGTCTCCATGCTGTCCATGCTCTGGCGAATGGCGTGCAACGCGGGCCAGCCACTGAGAGGATTCTCGCGAGACGCGGCCTGGAGTGTGATGCAGGGGGTGAGAGCGCCATTTACCGAAGTGAATGACCAAGAGATCTACGACAGTTTGTACGATCGCTGCGGGATGGCCATCGATCCATTTGACCCGGACAACACCTACAAGATGCTGCGCCTGATGTTCATCAACACGGCCCTAGGCCCGGATCAGCGGATGGGTCTCATGCGCATGCTGGAAAAGCTGAATGAGTGTTCCTTCCGGCAAGTCAATCTGGACCTGCTTCTGCAAACGCTCGCCTCCATCAGCATTGACGAATTCGTCTACAGCCTCATCCATCAGCACAAGCTGAACGCCTGCAATGACAAGCTATCCGAGGATCTGTCGCAGCTCTACGAACGCGTGGGCACCACCAATAAGCACGCCATCATACGAAACCGCAATCGCCGTGACAGTGGGAAGGTCGACGTGGATATGAGTGTCGACCCTGTAAAGGCGGCATCCGACCTGTCTCGCAACACCCTAGTATACTGCATCCCTGCCTCAAGGAATACCAACCCTGAACAATCACGTTCAAGTCCCAGTGGCTGCCTGCGGTACGCCCCAAGGGGGAAGGACAAGCGGCGGAAAAATAACAGCAACGGACTAATGCTAAGTGGCCGCACGGGCACAGATCCATAATTTTGTTCATCGATTCACAAATCAATCTACATCTATACATCGTATATATAAAAATGGAGTGcaaaatttatgtgatttgGCTCAAATTTTGTTTCAGTGGTTCGTATTCGCCAGAagaaggttttagcgaaagaACATTTTTGGAAAACCCACTGGGATAGAGGGTACGAATGAAAGCATACGTGCACTAGAGCGAGCAAATTCAGCACAAATATTTTCCACCATATACCACACTCATCCACAACTTTGCAGTCTAGAGATTTTATAGAGTCTGCTAATTGGTATACAGGCAGAAAGCTTAAGGGCTAACTTACACCTGAAACACACAGAATTTCATTAATTTAAAAGTCGGCCAGGCGTTGCACATATCCCACACGGCAACTGATGGCcggtcagagccagagcatattttataaataagtaaaatgaaTTTTCTCCAAACATTTAAACTTGCcaaacatcagcagcagcagcaaaaggcAAAGGCGGCCACCGCTGGACATAATAAAATTGGGTAGAAATCTAAAATTTAAGCTACTATTTAAAACTTTTGCCTTTTGCATGAAAAGTTTTTCCTGCACAAAATTCCGAATGACCTCAAAAATTCTTGGCCAAGGAccgatatacatatatgtgggTCCTTTCTGCTTGAGCGTTAAGTGCTGCTGACCCAACGGCAAAGTTGGAGGGCGGgctcaatgaaaatttcaaaTTGATTTCGTTAATTTGTTGTGGGAACTTTTTCTCGTGGCCCAGACATTATTTTCGCATTTAAATACGAATTTTTCCAGCTCCAACCCAGGACTGGGTGCTATTTTCCCAAACATCTAACACAAACCGCTGTCATAAACATTTTTCACTGCCAAAAGGAGACAAACAAAGGCAGGGCGAGAGCATTGCCAGACATTTGACAACGCCGCTGAACAAACAAAGATATCAGTTGCCATGGGATATTGCGGGGACTGAGATACGCCCCCACATACCCATCAACCAGATGAGTTCTCATTTGTAGGGCATACTTCTAGGTGTCACCCAGCATATGAGGCTGGGTAATTAAAGCAATGCAATGTGAAATTTTGAATGGTTTCCCTGTACATCTCTACAGCTCCTGccttttatttatattatatatgcTTCTCAGCTGGAATATGGCTGTTGTGCTAGTTCCACACAAGCGAACCACCGAAAAACATGTTCTGTTGGAACATCGAGCATGTTCGATGGTAGCGTGCTCTAACAGAATACACAAGAAATTTCCCGCTATTATAATATTTTGGGAGCTCTGTTCGCTGTTAGGGCTTCGGAGCCTTTAAACAGCTTTTAATATGTCCCCCGAAGAGGGTCCGCACTTCAGTTCGTCGTGGATTCTGTAAGAGTGCGGTTTAGGGAGCGGATATATCAGAACGGTTTTGTTAAGTTAAATATTTGAATCGGCAATTGATGTAGCAATATATTTAAGAATAAGTTTtagaaaaaaacaaatttttaCAAATTTACAAAAAATTCACAAAaggaataataataatttaacaCCATCCAAAAGTGAGAATTAAATGTTATGTGTCCCAAAACATCAGAGAGGAATGATCTCAAAATCGAAATTATTGAAGTCTCTATCAGTTCCCTCCATTATCTTAATGGAAAGTGAGTTTGAAATCCTAATTCTCCGCACAACAATTGATGTATGCAAGGAATACCACACCCAAAGCCCTGCCCGTGCGGATTTCCATTGAGAgcttattgtatttattgaaTATCGAATACAGCtgtcagcggcagcagcggagCAGAGTTTAGCAATTTcttaacaaaaaatcagtaaatatgaatttcaattGCTGAAAATGTTCCTCAACTGGCATAAATAAGTAGTATCGCATATGGTTCCGCCCGACTGACTGCGCCAGTAAGTATGCAACGTTCGATTAACTTGTAATTTCCGAATTTCCACACACTCTCCCAAATGAGGaagatttttctttctttataCACTTTGCAGAGGGTATTGTGATAATTTTGCAATGAATATAAAACCGATGTGCATGgaactatttatttattttatttatttatttatttttttttttttatggccTTTCCCGCAAAGTTGAACCTATCTCAAGACACTTTTGTATGAAGTCTTCCATTCTAAATAGAAAGCTGTTTTTTACGAATCGAACAATAGGAATCAGTAAATCTTTTGTTTTAAGTCTGATAACTTTATCATAACTTAGCAATAAAAATAATTAGTCGAGAAACGATTTCGTTTATTGTATCTGAAAGAGTGTCTACGGCATCGGTTAACGAAACATCTTGCTTTTGGTTGAAATTCACGCGATAAAAGAACCAAAAAATTTCCAGTCGACAAACAAAAGCAGTGCACCCTATCTGGGAAACCAGCTCTCCTGCTGTGCCTCTCGAAAACGATGCATAATTTATGACTTTCTGTCGACTTTCCACGTAGCCGTTACCGTTAACCGGTAATGTCGATAATGTTGGGTGCCTCATTGCCTCCGATTGCCAATATGTGCCCGATACTTGTTCGCCACGTCGCTACAGGCTTTTTCGTATACATATATCCCTGAGCGTTTATTTGCAGTTTTCGATGCTGTTGCTCGACCGTATTAAATCTTTTTCCTGTTGTTGCGATTGCCGTTGGCTTATAGTGTCCATTTCCGCTCGCAAAATAAAGCTCGGACATTGGATCTCATTTACTCATGGCTGTTAAACAATAATTCATTTTCAATTAATGCAATGAATTAAGTGGAGTTGAGTGCGAGATCTTCTTTGTCTGTGTCCAGGATTGTGTCACATTTGAGTACATGTACAAATGTCCCACGGAAAGGAATTAATTGATTAAACTCAGTTAAGTTCGACTACCAGCTGGAGGAGTCTCGGATACAAAAGATACACCCCAAATAAAATCGATCATCAGTTTTCAGTGGTTATTCCAGTTTCATTTCATACATTTGATTAATTTTGATACCATTTTAGTATACGATGGATATTCTCCTTATAAAAATCCCTGAAACTCATAAgatcaaaaacaaaaataataagcCTTCTGCCCCAATCTCAATCTATTACATGGATTACCCTCAATAGCCGCTGATGtgaaaacataaaaaaaagatTTGCCCCAGCAAAAGCTATTTTCCATATACGAAAGCCATCTGCACCGATCCCAGATGCATTTGCATAAACACATCCGCCAGAGCGGAAAAACCCATCATCAATTTGTCAATTGTCTTGGCAATGCAGTTGCCAAATTTCTGGCCAAAGAGATTGATGATGATGCGAAAATACTTTCAGACTTTGAGCCGATTTTCTAGACTTTTTTTACGGCTGCCATAAAAAGTGACGGATAAGAAATTTGCAtggcttgggcttgggtttCATTGCGGTTGCCTGGTCGTGGGCCTGGTCGTGGGCCTGTTCGATGCGGTGATTCTAATAAATTATCTGataaaacaatttaaaagtcatTAAATAAATTTTGTTGCCACTGGCATTGTATTAATTTCGGGAGGACTCACTTTCATGGGTGGGTGGGATCCTGGAGGAAGCGGACATCTCGCTCACACAATTTAGAGCTGACCCAAATGCATTTTTTTATGGTCCAGAATCGAAAGTCAAAGTAATTT
The sequence above is a segment of the Drosophila miranda strain MSH22 chromosome 4, D.miranda_PacBio2.1, whole genome shotgun sequence genome. Coding sequences within it:
- the LOC117188800 gene encoding uncharacterized protein LOC117188800; translated protein: MCACCHSSCYGCCFPPRCRDTKLVVIGKHRICIPKKKEKCNCYRNRCLLVALAYLFRCSHVSMLSMLWRMACNAGQPLRGFSRDAAWSVMQGVRAPFTEVNDQEIYDSLYDRCGMAIDPFDPDNTYKMLRLMFINTALGPDQRMGLMRMLEKLNECSFRQVNLDLLLQTLASISIDEFVYSLIHQHKLNACNDKLSEDLSQLYERVGTTNKHAIIRNRNRRDSGKVDVDMSVDPVKAASDLSRNTLVYCIPASRNTNPEQSRSSPSGCLRYAPRGKDKRRKNNSNGLMLSGRTGTDP